The following is a genomic window from Carassius gibelio isolate Cgi1373 ecotype wild population from Czech Republic chromosome B7, carGib1.2-hapl.c, whole genome shotgun sequence.
TTCTTAaagcacaaaaaaacattaatgaacatcagaacatattttatttcaaatggtaaatggtaaatggactgcatttatatagcgctttcaacagaccacatggccatccaaagcgctttacaatttgcctcacattcacccattcacacacacattcacacaccgactgtgTTCAACTGCGAAAAAACATCAATACAAAATTTTCCAAGCTTAGGTCTACCaaagttaatctactctcctgtctgttttgtttgtctgacaaaatgttatgttatgattggtcagaacACCTGTCAGTCAAGCTGTTTATTCACTGTACGCATAGATTATGAGAAGTTGAGCTATTTCTAGTTTTTATAAAATTCTGGCTGGCTTTATTTTCTGGCATAAAAGGCAATTGTAAGTACACATTTGCTGTGTTAATTCAGTCAGACAATTATATCCAAATATAATGTTGGTGTTTGTGTGAACAAATATTTTGTTGCAGTCATACCTTGATTCCTCCAGAAGTATCTTGTAAGATTACGTGGCCCTGAAAGTGTTTTTAGCAAGAAATAAAGGAACGTCTATCAAAAACATGTAAGTTAACATTTGGTGAATTCAATTGAGAAAGTCAGTGAAtggagatttattttttatgttttgtgattattttctGTTGGTTTCATAATTTGTATAAACTAGGACTTTGCTAGGAGAATGCAAAGATATGCAGGGTATATTTGAGAGACAAGTTGGGATTGATACGCCCCATCAACAATAGTAATTTTGCAGGCACATAAAGTGTCTATGTGTCATTAGTTACATTGACCAAATCTGAATTTTGGTGGAAAAAAGCACTTTATCCCAGGCCTAACCAGCTGATAttgtatttacaacacaaacTATTAAGATACAGCAGCAGAGTGAATCTCTAACAGCATGTTTGCTTCATAAGCAGATTGCATCTTTatgtagaaaataattatttgtgttttatttgtatgttgacagtgtatacccccccccccccccaacaacaACTTGTTTCTTTATCCAACAGTTACTTCTACCCAAGATACTCCAACTacagcagattttatttttttatcacaacCAGCTAAAATTAATTTAAGAAGTTGTTCTATAAGAATATGAGATGCATATGACATTTTTATAGATACATATATTAAAGTGTATATAAAGATGCAACTGACAATTAATCATATGAACTAACTGAAATGAAGGTTATAATACAATATACAACAGCAATGAGACAGAACAGTTTTTTAATTCAGAACATTCTTAACTTCTTTAAACTTGGCGAATCATTTTAAAACCACAGCACTTATTCACAAAGACCAAATATGTTAGAAAATGTCTGGCATTACATGCACTTTGCAGCATTTGTCTTGGACTTGTTGAGAAAATTTTCTAAATGGGAATACGCAAGTTAATTTCTAACATTTGAATGTAAGTATAAAACTTCTGTTGCTCGCATGTTTTTTATAACTTGGGTTGTGGTCTTACATGCTTGATCTGTGTGATTGCCATAGACTGTATTTTTCACTGCTGTACTGAGGCATCGTTGTCCGTTGTCAGCATACAGAACCAGGCACTAGATAAGGAAAGTGACTGTCAAATTTTCATTATTGATTATTAACAATTTTAGACTGACTGCATGTTTGATTCATAACCAGACTGTGTCTTTATACAGAATATAGTGATTTCTACACGGTTTCAGACATcagaataatttattattttagctaTTAGCCGTTGGATCCCTAAACATGCCACTAGTATTAGAtcatatcatatttattttaatgtgtaccATGGCTTGTTGGAGAATCACCACCTCTCTGACTCCTGTCTATGTTTTTCTACCTCCTTTTCTCACCTATGGAGTTATTTCCCCCTTTGCAAATAGCCTATTTTTGTCTTCCTGGAATATTTTGGATTCAATAACTTTCTATTAGTAACCCATACACATTATAATGCTCATATTTTACAGTAGTAGGCAGGCTGGCCTACTAAGaatacaaatacattattttatgtcATAAAAACAGGAGTGTGCAACTGAGAGCATGATCTGTAAAAAATCCACAACTCCAGGTGATAGTACAACAGAGATTTCTAGTTTAACTTTAGGAGAACCCACTTCTACTACAGCTGACTCCGCTGATACAGCAGATATCTCAACAACTACTGATGTCAcaacagaaacatctacaacagcaGATCCCACTGCAACAGTTGATGTAACAATAACAGGGCAACAACCAGCTCTACTCCATTAACAACCAAAACCACAACAGTGGAACTCCACCTCCAGACGACTGTCTGTGTCCAGCTGTTTACAGGAGACACTGCAGTACTGTTGAAACTTTTCAGTTCCAggtttgttaaaatagtccattaataaaaaataatagaaaattaattatgattaagcATATTATCTAGTCTACATTTCCACTTAATATGTAATGGGCTTGACATGCCAATTTCTCCAGATTTCTTTGAAGCAGCATCAGGCTGTGCTTAGAAATGTCATCCAATTTTTGTAACTGCAATAAAAACCTAGTCACAAACAATGACATCAGACTGAAAGTAATGGGTAGATTGGCTCTAGTTTCAATTAGTTGCTCATTTTTATACTTAACCACTTCcttgcaataattttttttttttttttaaagtcctaATGATTTGTTTTCTTAGAATTTCCTCTACTGTTATTTAAGATGAAATTGAAAGGATAGTCAATGTTGGGATGCAAGTGAATACAATTTATATGCATGAATATGAAAACTTATCAAATGAAAATCAACAGTTGGTTAAATAATTTTATGCGGTAAGTTTATTTGCTTAACCCAGTCTGTGAAGTTTCAGATCAAAATACTCCACAgataatttattatatcattttgaaaatgcctattttgagtggaagtaGAAACATGCTGTTTTTCAGGCCTGTGTCTTTAAATGCCAAGGGCCTAAAAATGTTCATATGTAGACACTTGGTTTTAATATTTAACCACATTTATTCTTATGTTTtgtcttggattttttttaatataacaaatTTGTTTTAACTGTATCATAATTTTGAATAATCACCAGAAATAAAGTGAAACAATATgaataatttaaaacacaaactGTCCAAACAAAGGACAGAAACAACATTCGAACCTGTAACAAAGTAAACGCAATTATGTTAATTAATGCTGAACCTCTTCAGAATTCAACTGAGACTGGCTAAGCACTTCATTTCTCAGAATCCAGGGACGATCTTTTCAGCAAAGCTACAGGAACTAACAAAGGATTGAGAGGACAGGTGCCAGCTGTAGCCCAGTCATTTTTGTCCTTTGCTGGTTCTGTCAAAGATGATTCACTGGAGGGCTCTTTGGTGGATCCCACAGTAGACCCGAGTTTCTGTGTTAATGTAGTCGAATCGGCTACATTAGCCTGTTGGATGTCCCCGTCAATGTTTAAAAAGTTAGCTGGCATTTTTGCAGGCTGGGTGAGCTGTGAGTATGTCTGGAGAAAATGATGTTGAAGTTCCTTGCAGTCCAGTGAGGGTAGCTCCTCAGGCAAACACATCAGCATATCCAACAGCACTGCGCTCTCTGAggaaggaagatttttttttttttaagtactgttCACATATCTAAAAAGATATccaagttcacccaaaataaaatgttgtcatttactcactctcatgtcattcctatATAAATGAGTtatgtgaaaaaatatttaaatgtttataaagatAAAGTGAAATCTGAAGGGTCCTataaataaattttcatttttgggtggactatgcATTAAAGTTGATCTAACTTCTACATCCCTAGTACAATGTGTAAAATTagtgtaatttattcaaatagtttatgcaaatgtataatttaacaaTACTTACCCATTGAAGTAAGAGCTGAATTGCAGGTTTTAGAGTCAATGTCACTTAAATATTGATAAATCTTGTCAAAATTCACAACACTCTTCAGTGTTATTGGTGTGCTTGGGTAATCATGATCTAACAGTCCCGACTGAACTTGAGTGTGCTTATTTGAGGAAACAGGACTGGACACTGATGGTTCTGCTTCTGACTGCCGATGGCTTGGGCTTCTTGTCATCTGTGAGGATCTTGGTGTGGGTGTTTCAGGAGTTTTAGGCACTAGAGGTGAACTGCTTGATGCATTATCTAACTGGCTAAGATGGTCAACAGCATTAGAACTAGAGTCAGGCTGAATAAGAGATGTAGCTGAGGGAGCAGAAACGCTGGGATTTGGGCTCATGCCTGAGGCAGAAGGCTGAGATGGGGTTTTAGGGGACTGGACAGGAATAAGACTGGAGAAAGCGGGTGTTTGGATGATGGGGTGTGGAGGTTCAGAGTGCATCAGGCCACAGGGCTCAACGGCAGCAATCACAAGCATCTGATGATGAAGTAAAAACAAACAGAAGAGACATAAAGATGATAGGCaataaaatatgtcaaatatCGTACACTGTAAGTGACTGACATGTGTTATGTGCTTTGCTCATAAAGAATGACATTACATTACATACTTACAATGTAAGAATAAGCATCAACGAATCATGTATCAGAAGTAAGTAAATATTACCCCATTTTCAAATACAAAGATTATCATCACAATTTTTCCACTTCCGTGCAGTGACTGTTCTAGCATCTTCAGTCAAACTCAAAACTAGTTCGAATTTTTGTGCAGTCAGACCAGTGTCGGGTAAGTTACTCTAAAAAATTAACTAGTTACTAATTACATCTTCAATCGTTGTAATTAGACTACTGTACAAATAACTCTCtccaaaaaagtatttaattacttATTACTTTCTAAATCCTCTATCAACCTCGACACGTTAATGTTACACGGACAGACATGAAATGCATCTTTTAATTCTTTTaagtaattacataaattattctggtcacactttagtttagggtccAATTCTACTTAAACTATTACTAACGACTTTTGCCTAAAAAtactcctaattactgcttattattaatacttagtaaagtagttgttacGTTTAAGAATTGGGTAGGATTTAGAATAAGGTCTTGCAGAATAAGacttttaaagtaataataaacagccaatatcccagtaatattcatgctaataaCCAACAAGTTAATGGTGCAAATTGGACTAAATTGTTACTAATATTCTTATTAACTTACCAAATAATAGTAAAGTGAGAAGGGTACATAAAAAGCATTCATTTTAAGGTTACACTTTATATTTTGATGTTAAATCCACTATTGCATTCTATATTAAATGTTCTACAGTCTACACTTCGCAagggaaaagtaattaaattacagtaactaATTACTTAGTAACAAATCACACCCAAAATTGAGTCAGACTAAGGCTGAGAAGTTATAGAGGTGAACCTGTACAGTTCTTGGTGTAGTGTCTGGTGTAATTTCTCAAATGTCCCATACAGACCTGGGAAAAGGCCGAAGAAATAGTCTTCTCGTGGGGTCTAGAGATTTTCTGTACAAGCTCTGCCCACAATTCAATGGGAACTTTAGCTCTGCGCTCCTCTCTCCTCTGACTCTGGACCTGTAGATACACCTTCTGTAGCACTCGTGACTTCAGGGTCATTATCAGGTCTTCGATCTGAAACCAAACAGTAATAACAATCACATTACAATGGGCACGTGCATGTTCATCCACATTAGAGATATTTCGGTGTCTTTGAGCTTAC
Proteins encoded in this region:
- the snapc2 gene encoding snRNA-activating protein complex subunit 2, which encodes MKPPFRRRAEPKRFMAKSTEEESTVNARSLCKGWIRKDLQSFLQALKQQQNFESELDLTEIQKKVPHRSLKEIEDLIMTLKSRVLQKVYLQVQSQRREERRAKVPIELWAELVQKISRPHEKTISSAFSQMLVIAAVEPCGLMHSEPPHPIIQTPAFSSLIPVQSPKTPSQPSASGMSPNPSVSAPSATSLIQPDSSSNAVDHLSQLDNASSSSPLVPKTPETPTPRSSQMTRSPSHRQSEAEPSVSSPVSSNKHTQVQSGLLDHDYPSTPITLKSVVNFDKIYQYLSDIDSKTCNSALTSMESAVLLDMLMCLPEELPSLDCKELQHHFLQTYSQLTQPAKMPANFLNIDGDIQQANVADSTTLTQKLGSTVGSTKEPSSESSLTEPAKDKNDWATAGTCPLNPLLVPVALLKRSSLDSEK